ATGTATTGCGATTGTTGTACGAACGAGAGCCAATACCTTTCCAAACCCTTAATTTCAAATTTGGTACACAACAACGTGCCCATTCCGACACCATCCATTTTAGCTGTATTCCTGCTCGATATATGTGTGGAGTATGGGTAGCCCTCGAAGACACCAATGCCAACAACGGCCCACTATTCTATTACCCTCGTTCGCACCGTTCCAAAGAGTTTAATTATTTTGATATTGGTATAGAACCCGAAAAAGATTATGCAGAATATTGGAAATATGAGGATTTTATGGAAGAGCTTATGCAGGCTCAGGGAACTCCCAAAGTAGAAATTCACATGAATAAAGGAGATGTTTTGATTTGGTCGTCTAACCTGATTCATGGAGGTACACCTATTCGTGGCGGAAATGTTACCCGCTGGTCGCAGGTGTCACATTATTACTTTGAAGATTGCGTATATTATAGCCCACGCTTGTCGGATATGTTTGCCAATAACCTCAACCTACGGCATGTTATCAATATTGCCACTGGCGAGGTAGTACAACACAGCGAAAACGGCAAGCCTATCGAAACTATCAATACTGGTGATTTTAAATATGCTATTAGCCATAATTTTAGTATTCCTGTACTTACCAAAGAGATTATCAAACGTATTATTGGTAAAAAACCATTTTAAAAATGCCTAATACTGCTCTTAGCAAATAACTCGACTATCTGCTAAGAGCCTGTTTTTGTTCATTATAACTTCAATACCAACTGGCTTTTATCGGCCTTTGCAATTTTCTTATAAAAATCTGTAAGTTCTTGGTAATCTTTAGCTTCAAATATGCCATTATTTCTTACAAAATGGCGAGTATAAATCAGCTTGTTATCCTTCAATGTATATTTAACAGTAAATGTCCCAAATTTAGATTGGAACGTTTGTGTAGGAGGCAAGACTTCTACAGCCTGATGAGTAGGCAACATAATAGTAACTTCGTCGTGATGGGTAAAAGTATCAAATAGCTCGATAGGGTTAGTTCTAGCAACTCCTGTATTTTTAGGGATAAAATCTTCACTTAAAAAAATATCAGGCGTAACAAATAACCTTGAGCCACTTGCTGTGGCTATTCTTTTTAAATTGGCCTCGCAAGTAAGTTGAACCTTCGGTACTTTACTTTTTTCTCGTTGCCAATTAAGCTTCTCTAAGCTAGCACTGGGCAAAGCCAAATATTTGGGTAGATATTCTATTTGCTTTTCGGTGTTATTGAGTTCCATTATTTCGGCAAAAATATCTTGTAATGCTCCCGAAAACGAAATATCTAAAGTAGCTCTAGCTGTTCCTGTGGCATCTAGTTTAATCGTAGCTTTTCTGTTAGCAGTATTATTAGAGGCAGTCAGTGCAGGCGTTTTTACCAAAACACCACCTTTGGGTGTTGCCAATAATGTATGTCGATTACTCGTAAAGTTAGAGAGATACCCAAAAGGATTAGTTTGTGAGGTACATTCTAGCCAAATCGTATCGGACGACATAGGCACACACAATATAACATGGTTAAATTGCTGAGAAGGAAAATCCACTAAAATATCGGGTTCGTGATGCCCTGCCCGAATCGACGCATAGTACGATTCTATACCAATCGTTTTGAGGAGAGCTTTGGTATAGTTGCTCAAAGCCTTGCAGTCGCCGTACCCTTTGTCGGCTACATACTGAGCCGCAAAAGGTTGTAACCCTCCTATTCCCAACTGAATACTGATATAACGTGTTTTTTGCTGAAGGTATTCATACACCTTTCTGACCTTGCCCTCTTTAGTAGCTTCGGCAGCAGTAAATACCTGAATTTCAGCAACAATACTTGGCGATAACTGGTCACGGTTTTGGTTTAATAGATTATCAAATACCCCGACATTCTGCCATGTGGTATAGTCGCCCCTATAGCCTTCCATTTCAAAAACACTTGGCGATGCCATAACTCCAGGCCCTTTTTTGGCCCAATTAGGGGTAAAATCCTCGCCTTCATGCACTTTCAAGTTACTTACCGACCACGTATAGATCGTTGTTTCGGCTTGCTTACTGATTTGAGCTGCCGCAATCCCATTCAGTTCTTTGTAACGCAAAGGTAGATTATAGGGAACTTCTATGGCTAAGGTATTTTTCTGAATCGCTAATTCTGCGGCATTGGCATGAGGAAACCAGTGTTCATAAATAGCCAAATTTTTGTCGGTAACTTCGTACGAATATTCAACAGTAAAGGGGAAATCGGCATATTTGAACTGAGCTAGCTTGTACCTTAAATCATCAAATAAATTGGTTTCGCTAATATTTCCTAAGTCTTGAATTTCTTCTTTTTTAAGTTTTCTGAGTTTTTCGCCTGAAGCGCTGTACAATATACCTTCCAGGCGATTTACTTTGGTAAGCTTATCGTAGGCAACCACCAATGTACCTTCGTCCATGCCTTGTTCATCTAAAATAGTCACTACTATATGTTTTTTGCGAATTCCCATCCCTGCGTTTTTAATCGACAGGGTAGTTTCGCTAATTTGGACAACCGCATGAGCGTTTTCTAATAAGGCTGATGGTATATTACTAACACCCCACTGTGCATTGGCAGATAATCCCATGCAAAAAGCAACTACTATTAATAGGTATTTCATCATCATTTATTTTCTTTTTAAAACAACCATTTCGCCATGCTTTTGCACAATCTGCTCGTAGAACTTACGCAAAGCTTGGTATTCTTCAACAGCATAAAAGGCCCTTCTCAACTGAATACGGCTAGCTACAATCAGCACGTTGCTGTCGTCGACAGTAGCCGAATAGAAGAAACGACCGCCATCGTTGGGTAAGGCAATGTGCATACCTTTGGGCAGTTCTTCTATGGTATAATCGTTACCTAATTCAAATTTGCACGAAATAATCTCTTCTTGCGAATACGTAAAATCTACAGGAAAAGTACGTTCGGGGCTACTCAAAGGGGTGATTTTGAGCCCTTCTTGTAAAAAGGGTAACAAATAAACTTTATCTGCTACTTGGTTAAAAGCGTCACTGATTTGGGTATTAATTACAATTTTGGGCATTTGGCCTTGATTATTATTCTCAAACCCTTCAAAATCAATTTGGGTATTAGTCCACTGAGGTTGTTTTTCTAACAATTCTTTCGAGAGTTTTTCTTTTCCAAGAATCCCCATTTTTTCACGAAGAGCAACTCCATGATAGCCATTACCCGACAATACCATAGTTCCTTTTACCAAGCCATCTTTGGCTAGCTGCATTTTTATGTCTACTAATTCAATACTTTTTTCAGGAGTAGTAATAAAAACCCAACGGGAATGCCTAGGAACCAGAAGTCGCCCCTCATAACTCATACAATAAGCAGGCAACATACCCCAGTTTAGTATTTTACTGGTAGCATCCAAGAAAACACTTTTACCCTGTATATTGACGTAAACAATGGCATAATTAAAGCGAGTAATCATGGGGTAGTCTTTCCAGATAAGGCCGTGTTCGCGAGTACTTAGTATAACGGGGTTGGCCTCTACTCCTACTTGTCGAAGCAGTGCTATTAACAATAAATTTAGGTCAGAGCTATTGCCTCTTTTATTCTCAAAAACTTGTTTCAACGCCGAACTTGTATAAAGGCTTTTCTCGCCATTCCATGTAAAATTTTGCTGTACAAAACGAAATACCTCTTTGGCCAAGCTTAGTGTATCTAGCTTTTGGCCTTTCAGTAATTCGGTAGTTTCGTTAAAAGCTCCTATTTTTTTAATGGTTGCCCCAAAATTGTCGTCCTGTAGCATATCGTTGTCTAAAACCTCCCAAGTTTTTGAAAACGACTTAGGCTTAGACATCCCTCCCAAAATATACTCAACTAATTCAAAATGAATCATACGTCGGTAGTCATCAATATTGGCTACAAAATTTTCTTCCTTTTGAGCAGGAATATTGTTCATAATCCAGTGATAATTATGATGTTGATTACGCTCTTCGTAAGTTTCTGTAGCAAAAAAACCTTGGGTAGCTTGTGTAATAATTCGATAAGAAAAATTATTAGGATAACTAAATTTATATTCGCTTTGAACCGTAGGAATATCTGTTTGCAAAACACAATCTTTGGGTTTGAACGGATACGGTGAATGTATCGTATAAGAATATTCGATAATTGAACCTTCTTTTACTTGTGGCAAAGTAAAGGTTACTTTTTCATAGGAATCACTTCTTTTGGCATGAAACACATCCTTTTCTGCTAACTCCTCTGTTACTATCTGTTCGTTCTCCCAGTTGTATGTTTTACCCTTAACATCCTCGATACTTTCATAACGGGTGTCGCTATTTCGTCCATAAAGATACACCGTCACTGTACTTCTTTTGTAGGCAGATTTTTTGAGAATTTTTATTCGCATACAATACCTATACGAAACCTGATAGCCTTCAGCACCTTCGTAGACAGCCCCAGAGCCATAATCATTGATTATATAAGCCTCGGCCGTAGAATCTTTGGCATATACTTTTGCTTGAAGCTCTTGTGCTGTAACCAACGGAAATGTTGGTAGGTCTTGAGCTAGTACGATTTGTGAAATAAAGATAAAAACAATTAGTAATATGCTTTTCATCGTGAATAGGAATGGTATATTGGATTGTTATTTTTTCTTGAGAATCACTTGCTGAGCTCCTTTCTGTGAAATGTATTCATAATACGATTTGATATGCTGGTATTCTTCGGCAAAAAAGACTGCTTTCTTGATAAATTGCTTATTCATCAATAGAATAACATTGCTGTCTTGTGAATTAACCAAATAGTTAAAACTTCCAGCGTCTTCTGGCAAAACTAAGCGAAAAGATTTAGGTAATTCTTCTATAATATACCCGTCAGGCAGAATAATCTGAATGGTATAGAGCTCGGTAAGAGGTGTGGCAAAATCAATAGGAAACTTTCGAGAACTACTCTGGAATGGATTTTTTTCATGTCGTAAATCAAACATAGGGTTAAAATAAATTTTATCTTGCCCCACAGTAGCCACTTCTTTCATTCGGAGGCTAATTACAGCATTTAGCGGTTCTGACAAAGTCGCTACATCGGTAAATTTTATACTCTTGATTTGCCAATTAGGATATTCTTTCATCAAAGTTTCTTGATATTTGGCTTCGCCTCCTTTAGCTAGCAAAATTCGTTTTTCATGTGCAGTATAGCCCTTATAAGTGATTGACAATTCACCTT
The DNA window shown above is from Flectobacillus major DSM 103 and carries:
- a CDS encoding DUF3857 domain-containing protein, with protein sequence MMMKYLLIVVAFCMGLSANAQWGVSNIPSALLENAHAVVQISETTLSIKNAGMGIRKKHIVVTILDEQGMDEGTLVVAYDKLTKVNRLEGILYSASGEKLRKLKKEEIQDLGNISETNLFDDLRYKLAQFKYADFPFTVEYSYEVTDKNLAIYEHWFPHANAAELAIQKNTLAIEVPYNLPLRYKELNGIAAAQISKQAETTIYTWSVSNLKVHEGEDFTPNWAKKGPGVMASPSVFEMEGYRGDYTTWQNVGVFDNLLNQNRDQLSPSIVAEIQVFTAAEATKEGKVRKVYEYLQQKTRYISIQLGIGGLQPFAAQYVADKGYGDCKALSNYTKALLKTIGIESYYASIRAGHHEPDILVDFPSQQFNHVILCVPMSSDTIWLECTSQTNPFGYLSNFTSNRHTLLATPKGGVLVKTPALTASNNTANRKATIKLDATGTARATLDISFSGALQDIFAEIMELNNTEKQIEYLPKYLALPSASLEKLNWQREKSKVPKVQLTCEANLKRIATASGSRLFVTPDIFLSEDFIPKNTGVARTNPIELFDTFTHHDEVTIMLPTHQAVEVLPPTQTFQSKFGTFTVKYTLKDNKLIYTRHFVRNNGIFEAKDYQELTDFYKKIAKADKSQLVLKL
- a CDS encoding phytanoyl-CoA dioxygenase family protein, with the protein product MKNLSIAEKMNLPWVESPFFYDLLKKRSLSQENEALVTHYHEEGFIVLRNAVNHPLIDSVISDLQAEFPQNLGEQPARHQDIWKKYQSVKELASQPQIFDVLRLLYEREPIPFQTLNFKFGTQQRAHSDTIHFSCIPARYMCGVWVALEDTNANNGPLFYYPRSHRSKEFNYFDIGIEPEKDYAEYWKYEDFMEELMQAQGTPKVEIHMNKGDVLIWSSNLIHGGTPIRGGNVTRWSQVSHYYFEDCVYYSPRLSDMFANNLNLRHVINIATGEVVQHSENGKPIETINTGDFKYAISHNFSIPVLTKEIIKRIIGKKPF
- a CDS encoding DUF3857 domain-containing protein produces the protein MKSILLIVFIFISQIVLAQDLPTFPLVTAQELQAKVYAKDSTAEAYIINDYGSGAVYEGAEGYQVSYRYCMRIKILKKSAYKRSTVTVYLYGRNSDTRYESIEDVKGKTYNWENEQIVTEELAEKDVFHAKRSDSYEKVTFTLPQVKEGSIIEYSYTIHSPYPFKPKDCVLQTDIPTVQSEYKFSYPNNFSYRIITQATQGFFATETYEERNQHHNYHWIMNNIPAQKEENFVANIDDYRRMIHFELVEYILGGMSKPKSFSKTWEVLDNDMLQDDNFGATIKKIGAFNETTELLKGQKLDTLSLAKEVFRFVQQNFTWNGEKSLYTSSALKQVFENKRGNSSDLNLLLIALLRQVGVEANPVILSTREHGLIWKDYPMITRFNYAIVYVNIQGKSVFLDATSKILNWGMLPAYCMSYEGRLLVPRHSRWVFITTPEKSIELVDIKMQLAKDGLVKGTMVLSGNGYHGVALREKMGILGKEKLSKELLEKQPQWTNTQIDFEGFENNNQGQMPKIVINTQISDAFNQVADKVYLLPFLQEGLKITPLSSPERTFPVDFTYSQEEIISCKFELGNDYTIEELPKGMHIALPNDGGRFFYSATVDDSNVLIVASRIQLRRAFYAVEEYQALRKFYEQIVQKHGEMVVLKRK